In Pseudoxanthomonas sp. SE1, the genomic stretch GTACGCACTGCCGCCGCCGCCTTCCACCACGATGCGCGCACGCGCGCCCACCTGTACGCGCTGCAGGTCGCGCTCCGGCAGCTGCGCACGGACCGCAAGGGTGGCGGGGTCGGGGATCTCGGCCACGGTCTGGCCACGCCAGACCTGCGAGCCCACGTCGAATTTCTCGCCGTTCCAGTTGCTCTTGTGCATGATCACGCCGTCGCGCGGCGCAGGCAGGGTGAGCGCGGCGATCGAGGTCTGCAGGCGCGTCACATCGGCCTGCGCCTGCTGCAGTTCGGCGGTGACCAGGCGCAGTTCCTGCCGGCGCTGCTCGGCGGCGGCGCGTTCGGCCTGTTGCGCCAGCACGGCCAGGCGCTCGGTGCGGCGGCGATCCTCCACCAGCTTGTCGTACTCCAACGCAGCGATCAGTTCGCGTGGCTGCAGCGTCTTGCGGGCGGCCTTGTCGCGCTCGGCTTCGGCTTGTGCGGTCAGCAGGCGCTGGCTGCGCTCGCGCTCGGCGACGTCGAGCGTCAGGTTCTCCAGCTCGCGCTTCTTTTCCTGCAACAGGCTCTGCTTCTCGCTCAGCTGGCGCACCAGTTCGTTGGTGTCGAAGGCGACCACGATGTCGCCTTTCTTGACCGTGCTGCCATCGGGCGCGAGCTGGGTCAGGTTGAACTGCCACAGGCGATCCACCGCCGGTGGCACCAGCTGCACGCTGCGTTGCGCATAGACCTCGCCGTCGACGCGCAGGGAGGCGGCGTGCGCGGTGGGGAGGCTCGTCGCCAGCGCCAGGGCGAGGAGGGAAAGATGACGCTTCATGGCGCCTTCCCCTTCGCGGCCGGTGCCGTGGCGGGGCGCGCGATCACGCGCACGCTCATGCCCGGCATCAGCGACAGCGCGTGCGCGTCCAGGGTGATGTCGAGGGTGAAGTAGCGGCCTTCGCCCCATTCCGGACGCCGGTCGGGCGCGCCGGAGATGAAGGCGATGCGGCCGGTCACCTTGCGCCCGGGCATGGCATCGAACGCCAGTTCCACCGGCTGGTCGACCGCCAGGCCGCGGCGGTCGGGTTCCAGGGCCCAGGCGCGCACGTTCATGCGGCCGCTGCTGACCACTTCGCCGGCCTTGCTGCCGGGCATGGTCGACGAGCCTTCGTCGATGCGTCCGCCGATCCAGTTGTTGTTGAACCCGTGCACCACCACGCCGTCGCGGTCGGCGACGACCTCCGAGGTGCGTACCAGCGCAGCGTGGTAGTCGCGCTGCAACACCAGCTTGTCGATCTGCAGGCGTCCGTCCTGAATGCGCCGCTCCACGGCCATGTTGGCGGCGGCCAGGTCCTTGCGCTTCAGCGCGACCTCGCGGGTGGCGCGGTCCAGTTCGCCCTGGTGGCGGTCGTAGTCCAGGCCGGAGATCAGGTCCGGGGGGATGGTGGCGTCCAGCTTGGCGGTGGCCAGTTCGGCCTCGGCCTCCACCAGCGC encodes the following:
- a CDS encoding HlyD family efflux transporter periplasmic adaptor subunit, with the translated sequence MKRHLSLLALALATSLPTAHAASLRVDGEVYAQRSVQLVPPAVDRLWQFNLTQLAPDGSTVKKGDIVVAFDTNELVRQLSEKQSLLQEKKRELENLTLDVAERERSQRLLTAQAEAERDKAARKTLQPRELIAALEYDKLVEDRRRTERLAVLAQQAERAAAEQRRQELRLVTAELQQAQADVTRLQTSIAALTLPAPRDGVIMHKSNWNGEKFDVGSQVWRGQTVAEIPDPATLAVRAQLPERDLQRVQVGARARIVVEGGGGSAYHGKVAGIGRAVRSKSQVQPVPVLDLEIHLDDTQAKLRPGQAVRVELTVPDITGGAK
- a CDS encoding HlyD family efflux transporter periplasmic adaptor subunit; this encodes MRSSKALLAALVLAAAAPAHAVVLTGEVRAIDAQQILTPQSNSAPVVIRYYVPEGERVKKGEVVLRIDPGQSASRIPDLEAQIEQGRAKDAKDVAELQVKAVQAEMALVEAEAELATAKLDATIPPDLISGLDYDRHQGELDRATREVALKRKDLAAANMAVERRIQDGRLQIDKLVLQRDYHAALVRTSEVVADRDGVVVHGFNNNWIGGRIDEGSSTMPGSKAGEVVSSGRMNVRAWALEPDRRGLAVDQPVELAFDAMPGRKVTGRIAFISGAPDRRPEWGEGRYFTLDITLDAHALSLMPGMSVRVIARPATAPAAKGKAP